A single region of the Nocardioides ochotonae genome encodes:
- a CDS encoding MFS transporter, protein MPGLKSLVADTRPLQNPHFRRLWLANIITVIGAQLTVVAVPAQIYADTGSSAYVGLTGLFGLVPLVVFGLYGGALADAFDRRTILIVTTLGLIGTSALFWLQAAAGSTNVWLLLSLFAVQQAFFAVNQPTRSAVVPRLVSAELLPAANSLNMTVMQAGAIAGPLVAGVLIPVLGFEWLYLIDTFTLLATLGAVLKLPRLPVAGVTGTPGLRSVLEGLAYLRHHPVLLMSFVVDVIAMLFGMPRALFPEIAHVDFGGPEDGGLVFALLFAAIPAGAVIGGVFSGWVSRVHRQGLAVIVCILVWGVAMTGFGIAVGLARHASTLMLSIALLMLVIGGAADMASAAFRTSMLQSAAADAVRGRLQGVFIVIVAGGPRLADVAHGAAAASVGAAAAAAGGGVLVVVGTVVAALAVPSFVRYRVTRTASGV, encoded by the coding sequence GTGCCTGGCCTGAAGTCCCTCGTCGCCGACACCCGGCCGCTGCAGAACCCGCACTTCCGGCGGCTGTGGCTGGCCAACATCATCACGGTGATCGGAGCGCAGCTCACGGTCGTCGCGGTGCCGGCGCAGATCTACGCCGACACCGGCTCCTCGGCGTACGTCGGGCTGACCGGGCTGTTCGGCCTGGTGCCGCTGGTCGTCTTCGGCCTGTACGGCGGGGCGCTGGCCGACGCCTTCGACCGGCGCACGATCCTGATCGTGACCACGCTCGGGCTGATCGGGACCAGCGCGCTCTTCTGGCTCCAGGCGGCCGCGGGCTCCACGAACGTGTGGCTGCTGCTCAGCCTGTTCGCGGTGCAGCAGGCGTTCTTCGCGGTCAACCAGCCGACCCGCAGCGCGGTGGTCCCCCGGCTGGTCTCGGCCGAGCTGCTGCCGGCGGCGAACTCGCTCAACATGACCGTGATGCAGGCCGGCGCGATCGCCGGCCCGCTGGTGGCGGGCGTGCTGATCCCGGTCCTGGGCTTCGAGTGGCTCTACCTGATCGACACCTTCACCCTGCTGGCCACCCTCGGCGCGGTGCTCAAGCTGCCCCGCCTGCCGGTCGCCGGCGTCACCGGCACCCCGGGGCTGCGCTCGGTGCTGGAGGGGCTGGCCTACCTGCGCCACCACCCGGTGCTGCTGATGTCGTTCGTCGTCGACGTGATCGCGATGCTCTTCGGCATGCCGCGAGCGCTGTTCCCCGAGATCGCGCACGTCGACTTCGGCGGGCCCGAGGACGGCGGGCTGGTCTTCGCGCTGCTCTTCGCCGCGATCCCGGCCGGCGCCGTGATCGGCGGCGTCTTCAGCGGCTGGGTCTCCCGGGTGCACCGCCAGGGCCTCGCGGTGATCGTGTGCATCCTGGTCTGGGGCGTGGCGATGACCGGGTTCGGCATCGCCGTCGGGCTGGCCCGGCACGCCTCCACCCTGATGCTGTCGATCGCACTGCTGATGCTGGTGATCGGCGGCGCGGCCGACATGGCCTCGGCGGCGTTCCGCACCAGCATGCTCCAGAGCGCCGCGGCCGACGCGGTCCGCGGCCGCCTGCAGGGGGTCTTCATCGTGATCGTCGCCGGTGGCCCGCGCCTGGCCGACGTCGCGCACGGCGCCGCGGCGGCCTCGGTCGGCGCGGCGGCGGCCGCCGCGGGCGGCGGGGTGCTCGTGGTGGTCGGCACGGTGGTCGCGGCGCTCGCCGTACCGTCGTTCGTGCGCTACCGCGTGACCCGCACCGCATCCGGCGTCTGA
- a CDS encoding MarR family winged helix-turn-helix transcriptional regulator, which yields MTPVDSVRGGLVASVSAHLAALDQLAIELRLDALVASELSLQQLKVLLLAVHRAPITAHEVAAELGVTAATVSGLVRRLAEHGLLVREEAPDRRSRHLVATPAGRQALEELASFQLRSRLGILERLDTAELAALDTGLAIAQRALRAHVEGEAGHDAGHDGAAPPVGDAAPSRGR from the coding sequence GTGACGCCAGTGGACTCGGTGCGTGGGGGACTGGTGGCCTCGGTCTCAGCCCACCTCGCGGCGCTCGACCAGCTCGCGATCGAGCTGCGCCTCGACGCGCTGGTCGCCAGCGAGCTCTCCCTCCAGCAGCTCAAGGTGCTGCTGCTGGCGGTGCACCGGGCGCCGATCACCGCCCACGAGGTCGCCGCGGAGCTCGGCGTCACCGCGGCCACCGTCTCGGGCCTGGTCCGTCGCCTCGCCGAGCACGGTCTGCTGGTGCGCGAGGAGGCGCCGGACCGGCGCAGCCGGCACCTGGTGGCCACGCCCGCCGGCCGGCAGGCGCTCGAGGAGCTCGCGTCGTTCCAGCTGCGCTCCCGGCTCGGCATCCTTGAACGCCTCGACACCGCGGAGCTCGCCGCCCTCGACACCGGCCTGGCCATCGCCCAGCGTGCGCTGCGCGCGCACGTCGAGGGGGAGGCAGGACATGACGCTGGACATGACGGTGCCGCGCCGCCCGTGGGCGACGCGGCACCGTCAAGGGGTCGGTGA
- a CDS encoding fatty acid desaturase family protein, which produces MTTTTHLQPSRIGPAAHLTADDVEALGREITQIRQEVLDSRGARDAAYIRRVIAAQRALELSGRAVLVLASNRRGGWVLGTAMLGVAKSLENMEIGHNVLHGQWDWMRDPKIHSTTWDWDHASPPEQWKRAHNETHHTYTNILGKDNDLGYGIMRVDEAQPWKPRYLVQPLWNAINALIFEYGIAMYDLDFGDSLRNKTGFSAEKKAEIRTTLRKIGKQATKDYVVLPALSGRHWRATLTATVTANVLRNVWSHSVIMCGHFPEGVEAFEMEQLDPDETRGEWYLRQMLGSANISGPPLVHLMTGNLSHQIEHHVFPDLPSNRYAEIAPRMRDLFERYGLSYNVRPLPQQVASAWHKVVRLSLPNGWLQRTGRHNWRAQLRELRRSEPSPTSPV; this is translated from the coding sequence ATGACCACCACCACGCACCTGCAGCCGTCCCGCATCGGACCCGCCGCCCACCTGACCGCCGACGACGTCGAGGCGCTCGGGCGCGAGATCACGCAGATCCGCCAGGAGGTGCTGGACTCCCGCGGCGCCCGCGACGCGGCGTACATCCGGCGGGTGATCGCGGCGCAGCGTGCGTTGGAGCTCTCCGGGCGCGCCGTGCTGGTGCTCGCCAGCAACCGCCGCGGCGGCTGGGTGCTCGGTACGGCGATGCTCGGCGTCGCCAAGAGCCTGGAGAACATGGAGATCGGCCACAACGTCCTGCACGGGCAGTGGGACTGGATGCGCGACCCCAAGATCCACTCCACGACCTGGGACTGGGACCACGCCTCCCCGCCGGAGCAGTGGAAGCGGGCGCACAACGAGACCCACCACACCTACACCAACATCCTCGGCAAGGACAACGACCTCGGCTACGGGATCATGCGGGTCGACGAGGCCCAGCCCTGGAAGCCGCGCTATCTCGTGCAGCCGCTGTGGAACGCGATCAACGCGCTGATCTTCGAGTACGGCATCGCGATGTACGACCTCGACTTCGGCGACTCGCTGCGCAACAAGACCGGGTTCAGCGCGGAGAAGAAGGCGGAGATCCGCACCACCCTGCGCAAGATCGGCAAGCAGGCCACCAAGGACTACGTCGTGCTGCCCGCGCTGTCGGGACGGCACTGGCGCGCGACCCTCACCGCCACCGTGACCGCCAACGTGCTGCGCAACGTCTGGTCGCACTCGGTGATCATGTGCGGGCACTTCCCCGAGGGCGTCGAGGCCTTCGAGATGGAGCAGCTCGACCCCGACGAGACCCGGGGCGAGTGGTACCTGCGCCAGATGCTCGGCTCGGCCAACATCTCCGGCCCGCCGCTGGTGCACCTGATGACCGGCAACCTCTCCCACCAGATCGAGCACCATGTCTTCCCCGACCTTCCGAGCAACCGCTACGCCGAGATCGCCCCGCGGATGCGCGATCTCTTCGAGCGCTACGGCCTGAGCTACAACGTGCGCCCGCTGCCCCAGCAGGTGGCCAGCGCGTGGCACAAGGTCGTCCGGCTCTCGCTCCCGAACGGCTGGCTGCAGCGGACCGGCCGGCACAACTGGCGCGCCCAGCTGCGCGAGCTCCGGCGCAGCGAGCCGTCGCCGACCTCCCCAGTCTGA
- a CDS encoding mycothiol transferase produces MTPAQLLSDGFGRVLESGTSVVAGLSVDQLSQRPAPDANPIGWLVWHLTRVQDDHVADVAGRPQVWSEQDFVSRFDLPLDPDDTGFGHTRDQVDAVCIDADRLAAYLTAVHEQTMEFLATVGEGDLDRIVDTRWDPPVTLGVRLVSVLDDDTRHVGQAEYVRGLLGFRA; encoded by the coding sequence ATGACTCCCGCGCAGCTGCTGTCCGACGGCTTCGGACGCGTCCTCGAGAGCGGTACGTCGGTCGTCGCCGGGCTGTCGGTCGATCAGCTGTCCCAGCGCCCGGCCCCCGACGCGAACCCGATCGGCTGGCTGGTGTGGCACCTCACCCGGGTGCAGGACGACCACGTCGCCGACGTCGCCGGGCGCCCGCAGGTGTGGAGCGAGCAGGACTTCGTGAGCCGCTTCGACCTGCCGCTGGACCCCGACGACACCGGCTTCGGGCACACCCGCGACCAGGTGGACGCGGTCTGCATCGACGCCGACCGGCTCGCGGCGTACCTCACCGCGGTGCACGAGCAGACGATGGAGTTCCTCGCCACGGTCGGCGAGGGCGACCTGGACCGCATCGTCGACACCCGCTGGGACCCGCCGGTCACCCTCGGCGTGCGGCTGGTGAGCGTCCTGGACGACGACACCCGCCACGTCGGGCAGGCGGAGTACGTGCGGGGGCTGCTGGGGTTCCGCGCGTAA
- a CDS encoding SDR family NAD(P)-dependent oxidoreductase, translating into MTATDDRTPSASVPGIDPDDLATAVRVLNQLHELPDDHPDIRTVKHAASHMYKALKRERRTRKREAELAHDRAVTEATATGSAMRIDDETAGIPLVSTTQGAFAGELINPRGCYICKNDYTLVDAFYHWLCPSCAAMSHEKRDQHADLRGKRALLTGGRAKIGMYIALRLLRDGAHTTITTRFPKDAVRRFAAMEDSADWLHRLKVVGIDLRDPTQVVSLADDVAAAGPLDILINNACQTVRRSPGAYSQLVEMESAPLPDDIELPPMVTFDRVSDAHPAMITGALREHAVAHGEDAGAGSGSAALAATTAADLTALALSAGSASLERHLDGTAVDAGGLLPDLQSTNSWTKGVDQVDPLELLEVQLCNQTAPFILISRLRPAMREAVRRGARRAYVVNVSAMEGQFSRRYKGHGHPHTNMSKAALNMLTRTSAGEMFETDKILMTAVDTGWITDERPHQEKLRIAAEGWHAPLDLVDGAARVYDPIVQGEAGVDLYGHFLKDYVPSPW; encoded by the coding sequence GTGACCGCTACCGACGACCGCACGCCCTCCGCGAGCGTCCCTGGCATCGATCCCGACGACCTCGCGACCGCCGTCCGGGTGCTGAACCAGCTGCACGAGCTGCCCGACGACCACCCGGACATCCGCACCGTCAAGCACGCCGCGTCGCACATGTACAAGGCGCTCAAGCGCGAGCGGCGCACCCGCAAGCGCGAGGCCGAGCTGGCCCACGACCGCGCCGTCACGGAGGCCACCGCCACCGGCTCGGCGATGCGCATCGACGACGAGACCGCCGGGATCCCGCTGGTGTCCACCACCCAGGGCGCGTTCGCCGGCGAGCTGATCAACCCGCGCGGCTGCTACATCTGCAAGAACGACTACACCCTGGTCGACGCCTTCTACCACTGGCTGTGCCCCTCGTGTGCGGCGATGAGCCACGAGAAGCGCGACCAGCACGCCGACCTGCGCGGCAAGCGGGCGCTGCTCACCGGCGGGCGCGCCAAGATCGGCATGTACATCGCGCTGCGGCTGCTGCGCGACGGCGCGCACACCACGATCACCACCCGCTTCCCCAAGGACGCCGTACGCCGGTTCGCCGCGATGGAGGACTCCGCGGACTGGCTGCACCGCCTCAAGGTCGTGGGCATCGACCTGCGCGACCCCACCCAGGTGGTCTCGCTGGCCGACGACGTGGCCGCGGCCGGGCCGCTGGACATCCTGATCAACAACGCCTGCCAGACCGTGCGCCGCTCCCCGGGCGCCTACTCCCAGCTGGTCGAGATGGAGTCGGCGCCGCTGCCCGACGACATCGAGCTGCCGCCGATGGTCACCTTCGACCGGGTCAGCGACGCCCACCCCGCGATGATCACGGGCGCGCTGCGCGAGCACGCAGTGGCGCACGGGGAGGACGCCGGTGCTGGGTCCGGGTCGGCCGCGCTGGCCGCGACGACCGCCGCGGACCTGACCGCACTGGCGCTGAGCGCCGGCTCGGCCTCCCTGGAGCGCCACCTCGACGGCACCGCCGTGGACGCCGGCGGCCTGCTGCCGGACCTGCAGTCCACCAACTCCTGGACCAAGGGCGTCGACCAGGTCGACCCGCTGGAGCTGCTCGAGGTCCAGCTGTGCAACCAGACCGCGCCGTTCATCCTGATCTCGCGGCTGCGCCCGGCGATGCGCGAGGCGGTGCGCCGCGGCGCACGGCGCGCCTACGTCGTGAACGTCTCGGCGATGGAGGGGCAGTTCTCGCGGCGCTACAAGGGCCACGGGCACCCGCACACCAACATGAGCAAGGCCGCGCTCAACATGCTCACCCGCACCTCCGCCGGGGAGATGTTCGAGACCGACAAGATCCTGATGACCGCCGTCGACACCGGCTGGATCACCGACGAGCGCCCGCACCAGGAGAAGCTGCGGATCGCCGCCGAGGGCTGGCACGCCCCGCTCGACCTCGTCGACGGCGCCGCCCGGGTCTACGACCCGATCGTCCAGGGCGAGGCCGGCGTGGACCTGTACGGGCACTTCCTGAAGGACTACGTCCCCAGTCCCTGGTGA
- a CDS encoding GNAT family N-acetyltransferase, translated as MSGPLDAVAWPVRTERLLLRPARVDDADATYRIRSLPEVAQWITSAPGEPASYAASFAEPERLARTLVVEVAADGAPGRGPVIGDLMLWVGDGWAQAEVASAARASEAELGWVLDPAYAGRGLATEAVRALLETCFTTLGLRRVTAQCFADNTASWRLMERVGMRRESHAVRESLHRELGWLDSFGYAVLAEEWRAAREL; from the coding sequence ATGAGCGGCCCGCTCGACGCGGTGGCCTGGCCGGTGCGCACCGAGCGGCTGCTGCTGCGCCCGGCGCGGGTGGACGACGCCGACGCGACGTACCGGATCCGGTCGCTGCCGGAGGTCGCGCAGTGGATCACCAGCGCCCCGGGGGAGCCGGCGTCGTACGCCGCCAGCTTCGCCGAGCCGGAGCGGCTGGCGCGCACGCTGGTCGTCGAGGTCGCGGCGGACGGCGCGCCGGGCCGCGGCCCCGTGATCGGGGACCTGATGCTGTGGGTCGGCGACGGGTGGGCGCAGGCCGAGGTTGCCAGCGCCGCCCGGGCCAGCGAGGCCGAGCTCGGGTGGGTCCTCGACCCGGCGTACGCCGGCCGCGGCCTGGCCACCGAGGCGGTCCGCGCGCTGCTGGAGACCTGCTTCACCACCCTCGGGCTGCGCCGGGTCACCGCCCAGTGCTTCGCCGACAACACCGCCTCGTGGCGGCTGATGGAACGCGTCGGCATGCGCCGCGAGAGCCACGCCGTGCGCGAGTCGCTGCACCGCGAGCTCGGCTGGCTGGACTCGTTCGGGTACGCGGTGCTGGCGGAGGAGTGGCGCGCGGCCCGCGAGCTGTAA
- a CDS encoding DUF429 domain-containing protein: MQPDLHLVGVDLAWGLQRPTGIAVLDAGGRLVHVAAVTSDDEVVAELDPYVAGPCVVAFDAPILVRNPSGNRPAEAALNRDFARFEAGAHPSNTAKPDFRDGSRAQRLAARLGLDVNPRSGRSRRAIEVYPHPATVAIFRLGRTLKYKDKKGRDPASMRAELLVLMGLLEGLAAAEPPLLLTGPAWSALRRAAESATRKSELRVVEDQVDAVVCAYVALLSHRAPERLTTYGDDGGSSWEDGYIVTPTLPADLSPKRPGPADGGEDTVAEAVREYALRHPELSRGGALTVDLVTRVLDEAGINYLTVTGRTKSVASFAEKATRTRDGELLYPDPLRDITDQVGVRVVTYVHSDVAAVADLLASQVTVLDDRDMGSETAAEGRFGYASRHLLVELDPARLEEQDLAPLHARVAQIQIRTVLQHAWAEFEHDIRYKGTIPEEHARDFDRRFTLAAGLLELADQEFSTIRERLRGSSQDPTPDRVGHEPDEPSGSGIDARELAAFLAGQYHDAGWSRSDHYAWISGLLRELDITSLDELGEVIRPALAWDLNARMEYRYPPGAVRRLDDALLAVYGERYVRLEGNAHRADLLAQRLERLRPEGEG; this comes from the coding sequence ATGCAACCCGATCTCCACCTCGTCGGCGTGGATCTGGCGTGGGGCCTCCAGCGGCCCACGGGGATCGCCGTGCTCGATGCGGGCGGTCGCCTCGTGCACGTCGCTGCGGTCACCAGCGACGACGAGGTCGTCGCCGAGCTGGACCCGTACGTCGCCGGGCCCTGTGTGGTGGCCTTCGACGCCCCGATCCTGGTGCGCAACCCGTCCGGCAACCGCCCGGCGGAGGCGGCGCTGAACCGCGACTTCGCCCGGTTCGAGGCCGGCGCGCACCCCTCGAACACCGCCAAGCCCGACTTCCGCGACGGCAGCCGCGCCCAGCGCCTGGCCGCGCGCCTCGGGCTGGACGTCAACCCGCGCTCGGGGCGCAGCCGGCGCGCGATCGAGGTCTACCCGCACCCGGCCACCGTGGCCATCTTCCGCCTCGGTCGCACGCTGAAGTACAAGGACAAGAAGGGCCGCGACCCGGCCTCGATGCGGGCCGAGCTGCTGGTGCTGATGGGCCTGCTCGAGGGCCTCGCGGCGGCCGAGCCGCCGCTGCTCCTCACCGGTCCCGCGTGGTCCGCGCTGCGGCGGGCCGCGGAGTCGGCGACCCGCAAGAGCGAGCTGCGGGTGGTCGAGGATCAGGTGGACGCGGTGGTCTGCGCCTACGTCGCGCTGCTCTCCCACCGGGCACCCGAGCGGCTCACGACGTACGGCGACGACGGCGGCTCGTCGTGGGAGGACGGCTACATCGTCACCCCGACGCTGCCCGCCGACCTGTCCCCGAAGCGCCCCGGTCCCGCCGACGGCGGCGAGGACACGGTGGCCGAGGCGGTGCGCGAGTACGCGCTGCGCCACCCCGAGCTGTCCCGCGGCGGTGCCCTGACCGTCGACCTGGTGACCCGGGTGCTCGACGAGGCAGGCATCAACTACCTGACCGTCACCGGGCGCACCAAGTCGGTCGCGAGCTTCGCGGAGAAGGCGACCCGCACCCGCGACGGCGAGCTGCTCTACCCCGACCCGCTGCGCGACATCACCGACCAGGTCGGGGTACGCGTGGTGACCTACGTGCACAGCGACGTCGCCGCGGTCGCGGACCTGCTGGCCAGCCAGGTGACGGTGCTCGACGACCGCGACATGGGCAGCGAGACCGCGGCCGAGGGGCGCTTCGGCTACGCCAGCCGGCACCTGCTCGTCGAGCTGGACCCGGCGCGCCTCGAGGAGCAGGACCTCGCCCCGCTGCACGCGCGCGTCGCGCAGATCCAGATCCGCACGGTGCTGCAGCACGCCTGGGCGGAGTTCGAGCACGACATCCGCTACAAGGGCACGATCCCCGAGGAGCACGCGCGCGACTTCGACCGCCGCTTCACCCTCGCCGCGGGGCTGCTGGAGCTCGCCGACCAGGAGTTCTCCACGATCCGCGAGCGGCTGCGCGGCTCCTCGCAGGACCCGACCCCGGACCGGGTCGGCCACGAGCCCGACGAGCCGAGCGGCAGCGGCATCGACGCGCGCGAGCTCGCGGCGTTCCTGGCCGGGCAGTACCACGACGCGGGCTGGTCGCGCAGCGACCACTACGCCTGGATCTCCGGGCTGCTGCGCGAGCTCGACATCACCTCCCTCGACGAGCTCGGCGAGGTGATCCGCCCGGCGCTGGCGTGGGACCTCAACGCCCGCATGGAGTACCGCTACCCGCCGGGCGCCGTACGTCGCCTCGACGACGCGCTGCTCGCGGTGTACGGCGAGCGCTACGTGCGCCTCGAGGGCAACGCGCACCGCGCCGACCTGCTCGCCCAGCGCCTGGAGCGGCTGCGCCCGGAGGGCGAGGGATGA
- a CDS encoding M28 family peptidase, protein MSASRGRAAIAASAVLGVGLALIGPAATGQSSTPEHSGSAVHERQQAAKPKPAKPGKPSKPSKPGKPGKPGKPKLTDSEKLRKAVGTPRIMNHLRQFQAAADRYGDRAAGQEGYNAASRYVESQLRAAGYSPRRQYFDFVYTRVNANTVSVGGEQIANDVLTGSPSTPAGGVTADLVTPAVAQGCDAAAWQGVEVTGQIALVNRGTCSFQIKSEVAKAAGAAAVVIWNNAPGPLNNATLGESTPALAPTTGISQEDGQALVADLAGGPVEATVDLDVTVEERRTWNVIAETRRGRADDVVMVGSHLDGVQDAAAINDNASGSATLLETAIQLKKMEGRLRNKVRFAWWGAEELGLLGSTHYVNQLVENNPEALDDIAVYLNYDMVASPNYIIGVYDADESTEAASAPVPAGSIETERLYRAYFRSVKQPVVDTAFSGRSDYQAFIENGVAAGGLFSGGDGVKTEEQARLFGGTAGITYDPNYHTPADDISNISRRSLDIMSDAIAHMTIRLGRSTVAIDTPDDTLPTGRRSAPRAPEGVLLR, encoded by the coding sequence TTGAGCGCATCACGAGGCCGCGCGGCGATCGCCGCATCGGCCGTTCTCGGTGTCGGACTCGCCCTGATCGGCCCGGCCGCCACCGGCCAGAGCAGCACTCCCGAGCACAGCGGATCGGCCGTGCACGAGCGGCAGCAGGCCGCGAAGCCGAAGCCGGCCAAGCCCGGCAAGCCGAGCAAGCCGAGCAAGCCCGGTAAGCCCGGCAAGCCCGGTAAGCCGAAGCTCACCGACAGCGAGAAGCTGCGCAAGGCGGTGGGGACCCCGCGCATCATGAACCACCTGCGGCAGTTCCAGGCCGCCGCCGATCGGTACGGCGACCGCGCCGCCGGGCAGGAGGGCTACAACGCCGCCTCGCGCTACGTGGAGTCCCAGCTGCGGGCCGCCGGCTACTCCCCGCGCCGGCAGTACTTCGACTTCGTCTACACCCGCGTGAACGCCAACACCGTCAGCGTCGGCGGCGAGCAGATCGCCAACGACGTGCTCACCGGCTCGCCGAGCACGCCCGCCGGCGGAGTCACCGCCGACCTGGTCACCCCCGCCGTCGCCCAGGGCTGTGACGCCGCGGCATGGCAGGGCGTGGAGGTCACCGGCCAGATCGCCCTGGTCAACCGCGGCACCTGCAGCTTCCAGATCAAGTCCGAGGTCGCCAAGGCCGCCGGCGCCGCGGCCGTGGTGATCTGGAACAACGCCCCCGGCCCGCTCAACAACGCCACCCTCGGGGAGTCCACCCCGGCGCTCGCGCCCACCACCGGGATCAGCCAGGAGGACGGCCAGGCGCTGGTCGCCGACCTCGCAGGCGGCCCCGTCGAGGCGACCGTGGACCTCGACGTCACCGTGGAGGAGCGCCGTACCTGGAACGTCATCGCCGAGACCCGCCGCGGTCGCGCCGACGACGTGGTCATGGTCGGCTCGCACCTCGACGGCGTGCAGGACGCCGCCGCGATCAACGACAACGCCTCCGGCAGCGCCACGTTGCTCGAGACCGCCATCCAGCTCAAGAAGATGGAGGGCCGGCTGCGCAACAAGGTCCGCTTCGCCTGGTGGGGCGCCGAGGAGCTCGGCCTGCTCGGCTCCACCCACTACGTCAACCAGCTGGTGGAGAACAACCCCGAGGCCCTCGACGACATCGCCGTCTACCTCAACTACGACATGGTGGCCTCGCCCAACTACATCATCGGCGTGTACGACGCCGACGAGTCCACCGAGGCGGCGAGCGCCCCGGTGCCGGCCGGCTCCATCGAGACCGAGCGGCTCTACCGCGCGTACTTCCGCTCGGTGAAGCAGCCGGTGGTGGACACCGCCTTCTCCGGTCGCTCGGACTACCAGGCGTTCATCGAGAACGGCGTGGCCGCGGGCGGGCTGTTCAGCGGTGGCGACGGCGTCAAGACCGAGGAGCAGGCACGTCTGTTCGGCGGGACCGCGGGGATCACCTACGACCCGAACTACCACACGCCGGCGGACGACATCTCCAACATCTCGCGTCGTTCGCTCGACATCATGTCCGACGCGATCGCCCACATGACGATCCGGCTCGGCCGCAGCACCGTGGCGATCGACACCCCCGACGACACCCTGCCGACGGGTCGCCGCAGCGCCCCGCGCGCACCTGAGGGGGTCCTGCTCCGCTGA
- a CDS encoding TIGR03557 family F420-dependent LLM class oxidoreductase: MSNLGYTLMTEQSGPRELVGYAVDAERVGFDFAVSSDHYSPWLTEQGHAPYAWTLLGAVAQATERMGLMTYVTCPTLRYHPAVVAQKSATLQLLAEGRFTLGLGSGENLNEHVVGAGWPTIGVRQRMLAEAVEVIRALHTGDLVDYHGEHFEVDSARVWDVPDEGVELAIAVSGERSITELAPLADHLVAVAPEAEILETWNATPGAPQIGAGARAIGQIPVCWAPSAEDATAYAHEQFRWFAGGWQVNADLPTPYGFSGATQFVRPEDVAAQIPCGPDLDAIVEAVGAYWEAGFTDVALVQVGDRWQQQFLDEVAAPLLDKLRAAAP, from the coding sequence ATGAGCAATCTCGGATACACCCTCATGACCGAGCAGAGCGGCCCCCGCGAGCTGGTGGGGTACGCCGTGGACGCCGAGCGGGTCGGGTTCGACTTCGCCGTCTCCAGCGATCACTACTCGCCCTGGCTCACCGAGCAGGGGCACGCGCCGTACGCCTGGACGCTGCTGGGCGCGGTCGCCCAGGCGACCGAGCGGATGGGGCTGATGACCTACGTGACCTGCCCGACGCTGCGCTACCACCCGGCGGTGGTGGCGCAGAAGTCCGCGACGCTGCAGCTGTTGGCAGAGGGGCGCTTCACCCTCGGCCTGGGCAGCGGGGAGAACCTCAACGAGCACGTCGTCGGCGCCGGCTGGCCGACGATCGGGGTGCGCCAGCGGATGCTCGCCGAGGCGGTGGAGGTGATCCGCGCGCTGCACACCGGCGACCTCGTCGACTACCACGGTGAGCACTTCGAGGTGGACTCCGCGCGGGTCTGGGACGTCCCCGACGAGGGCGTCGAGCTCGCGATCGCGGTGTCCGGGGAGCGCTCGATCACCGAGCTCGCGCCGCTGGCGGACCACCTGGTCGCCGTCGCGCCCGAGGCCGAGATCCTCGAGACCTGGAACGCCACCCCCGGCGCCCCGCAGATCGGCGCCGGCGCCCGGGCCATCGGCCAGATCCCGGTCTGCTGGGCCCCCAGCGCCGAGGACGCCACCGCCTACGCCCACGAGCAGTTCCGCTGGTTCGCGGGCGGCTGGCAGGTCAACGCCGACCTGCCCACGCCGTACGGCTTCTCCGGCGCGACCCAGTTCGTACGCCCCGAGGACGTCGCCGCGCAGATCCCCTGCGGCCCCGACCTCGACGCGATCGTGGAGGCGGTCGGCGCGTACTGGGAGGCCGGCTTCACCGACGTCGCGCTGGTCCAGGTCGGCGACCGCTGGCAGCAGCAGTTCCTCGACGAGGTCGCCGCCCCGCTGCTGGACAAGCTCCGCGCCGCGGCGCCCTGA